Proteins encoded in a region of the Devosia sp. RR2S18 genome:
- the recJ gene encoding single-stranded-DNA-specific exonuclease RecJ: MLNAPRTFLDVTRSVTGRAWRDRLDAQATRTATAISQRTGITEILARVIAARGVGLDDAAMHLSPTIRALMPDPSTLTDMDALAERLARAVTDHEAIALFGDYDVDGACSCALMTRFLRHFGIEPQVHIPDRIFEGYGPNIAAMDKLIDSGATLIITLDCGTTSDNPIAHARSRGADVLVIDHHLSDHELPPASALVNPNRPDDISGLGYLCAVGVTFMTLVAVNRLLRERGGTALPDLMQLLDLVALGTICDVVPLTGLNRAFVIRGLEVARQGSNVGMATLALSARVSGPLNPYHLGFLVGPRINAGGRIGNAALGTELLAVNDEHHAMAIASRLEELNSERQRIEIEAVEEAAAVAELEIGSGEGPPVLVLASANWHPGVVGLVAARLRERFDRPAFAIALGPDGHGTGSGRSMPGVDLGRAVIEAVEAGLIPKGGGHAMAAGVTIRAGELGVFRSFISEALGEQVVAARASTAVSVDAALTARGATVDLVRDLERAGPFGAGNPGPVFAFPAHRARFAQIVGKGGHVSFSLASEDGARLKAIAFRAAGSATGNALLGSGDTPLHFAGALSIDHYQGREQVQFRLSDIAVPKG; this comes from the coding sequence ATGCTGAATGCCCCGCGCACTTTCCTCGATGTTACCCGGTCAGTAACCGGCCGCGCCTGGCGTGACCGCTTGGATGCGCAGGCTACGCGTACCGCAACGGCGATCTCCCAGCGCACCGGGATCACCGAGATACTTGCGCGGGTCATAGCTGCACGTGGTGTTGGTCTCGATGACGCCGCTATGCATCTTTCGCCAACAATCCGCGCCTTGATGCCGGATCCTTCCACGCTAACGGACATGGATGCGCTGGCGGAGAGATTGGCTCGGGCGGTGACCGACCACGAAGCCATTGCTCTTTTCGGTGACTACGATGTCGACGGCGCCTGCTCTTGTGCGCTGATGACCCGTTTCCTGCGGCATTTCGGGATCGAACCGCAGGTACATATCCCGGACCGCATATTCGAAGGTTATGGTCCTAACATCGCCGCCATGGACAAGCTGATCGACAGCGGCGCCACTCTCATCATCACCCTTGACTGCGGCACGACCAGCGACAATCCCATTGCGCATGCAAGAAGCCGAGGCGCGGATGTGCTCGTCATCGACCATCACCTGTCCGATCATGAACTGCCGCCGGCATCGGCGCTGGTGAACCCCAATCGACCCGACGACATCTCCGGCCTGGGGTACCTGTGCGCCGTCGGTGTAACCTTCATGACCCTAGTCGCAGTCAACAGGCTGCTGCGCGAGCGGGGCGGCACAGCACTGCCCGACCTCATGCAACTCCTTGATCTAGTGGCGCTCGGCACAATTTGCGATGTGGTGCCTTTGACTGGCTTGAACCGAGCTTTCGTCATCCGCGGCCTGGAAGTCGCCCGCCAGGGCAGCAATGTGGGCATGGCGACGCTTGCTTTGTCAGCACGGGTCAGTGGTCCGCTCAATCCCTATCACCTGGGCTTCCTTGTTGGACCTCGTATCAATGCGGGTGGGCGGATCGGCAATGCAGCTTTGGGAACTGAGTTGCTCGCCGTCAATGACGAGCATCACGCCATGGCAATAGCCTCGCGCCTAGAAGAGCTGAATTCGGAGCGGCAGCGCATCGAAATCGAGGCGGTCGAGGAAGCGGCAGCCGTCGCCGAACTTGAAATCGGATCGGGAGAGGGGCCACCGGTCCTCGTTCTCGCTTCGGCAAACTGGCATCCCGGGGTCGTGGGATTGGTTGCCGCGCGGCTAAGGGAACGCTTTGATCGCCCGGCTTTCGCAATTGCCTTGGGACCTGATGGGCATGGGACCGGATCAGGACGCTCCATGCCGGGCGTTGATTTGGGCAGAGCTGTCATCGAGGCGGTAGAGGCCGGTCTTATACCCAAGGGTGGCGGGCATGCGATGGCCGCTGGCGTTACCATCCGGGCAGGAGAACTCGGGGTATTTCGGTCGTTTATCTCCGAAGCACTCGGCGAGCAGGTCGTCGCCGCCCGAGCGTCCACAGCCGTTTCTGTCGACGCCGCACTGACGGCGCGCGGCGCCACGGTGGACTTGGTTCGGGACCTCGAACGCGCCGGCCCTTTTGGGGCCGGCAATCCAGGGCCGGTCTTCGCCTTCCCCGCGCATCGCGCACGCTTTGCCCAGATTGTCGGGAAGGGTGGTCACGTGAGCTTCAGCCTTGCTTCGGAGGATGGGGCTCGTCTTAAGGCAATCGCCTTCCGAGCTGCGGGATCGGCAACCGGGAATGCGCTTCTTGGCTCGGGCGACACACCCCTGCACTTCGCCGGCGCCCTATCGATCGATCACTATCAAGGCCGCGAACAGGTTCAGTTTCGGCTCAGCGACATCGCTGTTCCAAAGGGGTAA
- a CDS encoding glycosyltransferase yields the protein MKRIALVTIGTQGDVQPYIALAIALKDRGYTVVMGASEEFEPLVTSLGIEFHSLGPSIQAFLRQSRFENAMSQSMLINGPSLLRQGQQIAETAARAAWAMCQGADAIVINMNTSFGIDIAEALNIPAIMTALQPLNSTSEFPISMYYVADDLGPALNKLTYTAATVQQAYWNLPRNKLRRELMGLEARVMGGVFTNTDGSPLTTLYAYSSAISPRPHDWPQTAIVTGYWTLRDTSGWEPSPEFKAFLSAGEAPVYIGFGSMPFGAERNTRILKEAVELWGGRAVVARGWGGIDPRDLPDNIFAIEKAPHDKLFRYVSAVVHHGGAGTTSAGLHLGRPTFVVPQAMDQPYWGRRVYELGCGPKPIRLRKLTAETLAAALQDLSSNSEYRRNAADLAEVLHGEDGEAEAIKVIEEVMENYRPRAVKLRKIRRSKRPKKSALRTAG from the coding sequence TTGAAGCGCATTGCGCTGGTCACGATTGGCACACAAGGCGACGTTCAACCCTATATAGCCCTGGCCATCGCGCTCAAGGATCGCGGCTACACGGTTGTCATGGGGGCTTCGGAGGAGTTCGAGCCGCTCGTCACCTCGCTGGGCATCGAGTTTCATTCCCTTGGCCCTTCGATCCAGGCGTTCCTGCGCCAGTCCCGCTTCGAGAATGCGATGAGCCAGTCCATGCTCATCAACGGCCCGTCCCTGCTCCGGCAGGGCCAGCAGATCGCGGAAACGGCAGCTCGTGCCGCCTGGGCCATGTGCCAAGGGGCCGACGCAATCGTCATCAACATGAATACCAGCTTCGGCATCGATATCGCCGAAGCTCTGAATATTCCCGCGATCATGACGGCTCTGCAGCCGCTGAACTCCACCAGCGAGTTCCCCATCTCGATGTACTACGTCGCCGATGATCTGGGACCGGCGCTCAACAAGCTGACCTACACGGCCGCCACGGTTCAGCAAGCTTATTGGAACCTGCCGCGCAATAAGCTGCGTCGCGAGCTCATGGGACTGGAAGCGCGGGTCATGGGTGGCGTCTTCACCAACACCGATGGTTCGCCGCTGACGACCCTCTACGCCTATTCCTCGGCCATTTCGCCACGCCCTCATGACTGGCCGCAAACAGCTATCGTGACCGGCTACTGGACCCTGCGGGACACTTCCGGCTGGGAGCCCTCCCCCGAGTTCAAGGCGTTTCTCTCGGCCGGCGAGGCGCCGGTCTATATCGGTTTCGGCTCCATGCCTTTCGGCGCAGAGCGCAACACACGTATCCTCAAGGAAGCTGTCGAACTCTGGGGCGGGCGCGCGGTGGTAGCCCGCGGTTGGGGGGGCATCGATCCCCGCGATCTGCCTGACAACATCTTTGCTATCGAAAAGGCTCCGCACGACAAGCTCTTCCGCTATGTCAGCGCTGTCGTGCATCATGGTGGCGCCGGGACGACCTCGGCTGGCCTGCACCTGGGCCGCCCCACCTTCGTGGTGCCGCAGGCCATGGATCAACCTTATTGGGGCCGCCGGGTTTATGAACTCGGCTGCGGCCCCAAACCGATCCGCCTCCGCAAGCTGACCGCCGAGACGCTGGCTGCAGCTTTGCAGGACCTCAGCTCCAATTCCGAGTACCGCCGCAACGCCGCCGACCTTGCCGAAGTGCTCCATGGAGAAGATGGGGAAGCAGAGGCAATCAAGGTGATCGAAGAGGTGATGGAGAACTACCGGCCTCGAGCGGTCAAGCTGAGAAAGATCCGGCGCTCGAAACGTCCAAAAAAGAGCGCTCTTAGGACCGCCGGTTAG
- a CDS encoding SdpI family protein, translating to MTGLVTRFHVLLLSATVAITAVAYLHIPESFAFVAHWSGGTADRQWPRDWTLPVAPGLQILLLAAFFSLERMLSRNHLAKTQHIFVPVLTVLLGTIAAVQLSLLLLGIGSDLDLLRLVTLAEGAGLLVLGIVLREAERHTYAGMRLPWPIASDHHWRIAHHVLGVSYALGGLALIAIAWINPGLGLLIIALTVALLVPPALAGITSTALALSRRQ from the coding sequence ATGACGGGGCTCGTTACCCGTTTTCACGTGTTGCTTCTGTCGGCGACGGTGGCGATCACGGCTGTGGCCTATCTCCACATCCCCGAGAGCTTCGCATTCGTCGCGCATTGGAGCGGCGGGACGGCCGATCGGCAATGGCCCCGCGACTGGACGCTGCCTGTGGCGCCCGGCTTGCAAATCTTGCTGTTAGCCGCCTTCTTCTCGCTCGAGCGCATGTTGAGCAGGAACCACCTAGCCAAGACCCAGCACATTTTCGTCCCGGTCCTGACAGTGCTCCTCGGCACGATCGCTGCCGTTCAGCTCTCGCTGCTATTGCTCGGCATCGGCTCGGATCTAGATCTGCTCCGGCTGGTCACTTTGGCTGAAGGCGCCGGTCTTCTCGTCTTGGGCATCGTGTTGCGGGAGGCCGAGCGGCACACCTATGCCGGTATGCGCCTGCCATGGCCCATTGCTTCGGATCACCACTGGCGAATCGCCCATCATGTTCTGGGGGTGAGCTACGCACTGGGTGGTCTGGCTTTGATCGCCATTGCCTGGATCAATCCCGGTCTTGGGCTGTTGATCATTGCACTAACGGTCGCGCTGCTGGTGCCTCCAGCGCTTGCTGGGATAACCAGCACAGCGCTGGCGCTCTCTCGCCGGCAATAG
- a CDS encoding LL-diaminopimelate aminotransferase, which yields MSEDFHRIRRLPPYVFEHINPIKAKARASGVDIIDLGMGNPDLPTPDHIVNKLKETVLDSRTHRYSTSKGIPGLRKAQASYYGRRFGVKLNPDTQVVATLGSKEGFANMAQAITAPGDVVLVPNPTYPIHSFGFIMSGGVVRSMPADPNEDFMRSLDRAVRHSIPKPIALVLNYPANPTAYTADLDFYAEVVKYCKANDIFILSDLAYSEIYFDDAPPPSVLQVPGAIDIAVEFTSMSKTYSMPGWRVGFAVGNERLIAALARVKSYLDYGAFTPIQVAATAALNGSDEVIEEVRKIYKHRRDVMVESFSRSGWNIPVPRATMFAWAPIPAQFAHLGSLEFAKLLIQETGVAVAPGVGFGEYGDQYIRLAFVENEQRIRQAARNVKKLLGGKAGAGNVVPLKA from the coding sequence ATGAGCGAAGACTTCCACCGCATCCGCCGCCTTCCTCCCTATGTGTTCGAGCACATTAACCCCATCAAGGCCAAGGCCCGCGCGAGCGGCGTCGACATCATCGATCTGGGCATGGGCAATCCGGACCTGCCAACACCTGACCACATCGTCAACAAGCTCAAGGAAACGGTGCTTGATTCGCGCACGCACCGCTATTCGACCTCCAAGGGCATTCCTGGGCTGCGGAAAGCCCAGGCGAGCTATTATGGCCGCCGCTTCGGCGTGAAGCTCAACCCGGACACTCAAGTGGTGGCGACACTCGGGTCAAAGGAGGGCTTTGCCAACATGGCCCAGGCGATCACTGCGCCCGGCGATGTTGTTCTGGTGCCTAACCCTACCTATCCGATCCACTCGTTCGGCTTCATCATGAGCGGCGGGGTGGTTCGCTCGATGCCCGCAGATCCGAACGAAGATTTTATGCGCTCGCTCGATCGTGCCGTGCGGCACTCGATTCCCAAGCCGATCGCTCTGGTTCTCAACTACCCCGCCAATCCGACGGCTTATACGGCAGACCTCGATTTCTACGCCGAGGTGGTCAAGTACTGTAAGGCCAACGACATCTTCATTCTCTCCGATCTGGCCTATTCGGAGATCTATTTCGATGATGCACCGCCGCCATCAGTGCTGCAGGTGCCGGGTGCCATCGACATTGCGGTCGAGTTCACATCGATGAGCAAGACCTATTCCATGCCAGGCTGGCGCGTGGGCTTTGCAGTTGGCAATGAACGGCTGATCGCGGCCCTGGCGCGCGTAAAGTCCTACCTCGACTACGGCGCCTTCACGCCCATCCAGGTCGCCGCGACAGCGGCCCTCAATGGTAGCGACGAAGTTATTGAGGAAGTGCGCAAGATCTACAAGCATCGGCGCGATGTGATGGTTGAGAGCTTCAGCCGCTCGGGGTGGAACATCCCAGTTCCAAGAGCGACGATGTTCGCCTGGGCGCCTATTCCGGCGCAGTTCGCCCATCTCGGTTCCCTCGAGTTTGCCAAGCTTCTGATCCAAGAAACTGGAGTGGCTGTGGCACCAGGCGTCGGCTTTGGCGAATATGGGGACCAGTATATCCGGTTGGCCTTCGTTGAAAATGAACAGCGCATTCGCCAGGCAGCACGTAACGTCAAGAAGCTCCTGGGCGGCAAAGCTGGGGCAGGGAACGTTGTGCCGCTCAAAGCCTGA
- a CDS encoding homoserine dehydrogenase, which translates to MQDYGDGEAQQPLRVGVAGLGNVGATLVRILQKEGAELTRKLGRQLVVTAVAARSRSRDRGIDISGLDWFDDPVALAKSDGIDLFVELIGGEDGPAYAAVKAALEIGRPVVTANKALLAKHGVQLAKVAEESGAQLGFEAAVAGGIPVIKTLREGLGTARIAKVFGIMNGTCNYILTRMGNEDISFNDCLKDAQALGYAEADPTFDVEGYDTAHKLSILATLCFGYEIAPDQILVEGISGITQHDIKVAADLGYKIKLLGIARRTEDGIEQRVHPTFVPKGSAIAGVDGVMNAVALETDHVHELLLAGPGAGGPPTASSVLSDILDIARGTRVPPLGVPSAELMPYRKAAMRAHEGGFYIRLNAKDVPGALAAIATRMGERSISIDSVIQRSDLSAKATAPDGSPTRTVVMITQKTLESDVRDSLAQIAADGFIVGKPQLIRIEAL; encoded by the coding sequence ATGCAGGACTATGGAGATGGGGAGGCTCAGCAGCCGCTCCGGGTCGGCGTAGCCGGTCTCGGCAATGTCGGTGCAACACTGGTCCGCATTCTGCAAAAGGAAGGCGCCGAACTGACGCGCAAGCTTGGCCGTCAACTCGTCGTAACTGCGGTGGCGGCCCGCTCCCGCTCCCGGGACCGAGGCATCGACATCTCAGGCCTGGATTGGTTCGATGATCCGGTGGCCCTCGCAAAGTCCGACGGTATCGACCTCTTTGTGGAGCTCATTGGCGGCGAGGATGGGCCTGCCTACGCCGCAGTAAAAGCGGCTCTCGAGATCGGCCGCCCGGTTGTGACCGCCAACAAGGCCTTGCTGGCCAAGCACGGGGTGCAACTGGCCAAAGTCGCCGAGGAATCAGGGGCGCAACTCGGGTTCGAAGCTGCGGTCGCCGGCGGCATTCCGGTCATCAAGACCTTGCGCGAAGGCTTGGGCACAGCGCGGATCGCCAAGGTCTTCGGGATTATGAACGGCACCTGCAACTATATTTTGACCCGTATGGGCAATGAGGATATCAGCTTCAACGATTGCCTCAAGGATGCTCAGGCCTTGGGATACGCTGAAGCCGACCCGACATTCGACGTCGAGGGATACGATACCGCGCACAAGCTCTCCATTTTGGCGACCCTCTGTTTCGGTTACGAGATCGCTCCGGACCAGATCCTTGTCGAAGGTATTTCCGGCATAACGCAGCACGACATCAAGGTGGCTGCGGATCTCGGTTATAAGATCAAGCTTCTAGGGATTGCCCGGCGCACCGAGGATGGAATCGAGCAGCGTGTGCACCCGACCTTCGTCCCGAAAGGCTCTGCAATCGCCGGCGTCGATGGCGTCATGAATGCGGTGGCGCTCGAAACCGATCACGTGCACGAACTGCTGTTGGCGGGTCCCGGTGCTGGAGGTCCGCCCACGGCGTCTTCGGTTCTATCCGATATCCTCGATATTGCGCGCGGCACACGTGTCCCACCACTCGGTGTGCCCAGCGCGGAGCTGATGCCCTATCGGAAGGCGGCGATGCGTGCCCATGAAGGCGGCTTCTATATCCGGCTCAACGCCAAAGACGTTCCTGGCGCTCTGGCAGCTATCGCCACGCGGATGGGGGAGCGCTCCATATCGATCGATTCCGTCATACAGCGTTCCGATCTCAGTGCTAAAGCCACCGCGCCGGACGGGTCACCAACCCGCACGGTCGTGATGATTACGCAGAAAACTTTGGAATCGGATGTCCGCGACTCGCTTGCGCAGATTGCTGCGGACGGGTTCATTGTGGGTAAACCGCAATTGATCCGGATCGAAGCACTCTGA
- the glpX gene encoding class II fructose-bisphosphatase, translating into MKLNKTEDDRGPAHLHRSLTLELVRVTERAAIAAAEWRGKGNEKAADEAAVLALKEELDSVAIDGRIVIGEGEEHECETLFIGQEVGARGGPQVDIAVDPLEGVTLCAKNQPDSIVVLAMAERGGLLNVARDVYMNKIAIGANYPAGTVHVDLSATENVRCLASAKGVPLSEITAIVLDRPRHASLIEELRSLGVGVKLISDGDIAGVIHAVNTEDTGIDIYLGSGGAPEGVLAAAALRCIGGQMQVRLILDTPAKRERAYAMGIEDQNRIYEVSDLASGDVLFAATGVTDGTLLDGIKLRRDSVETSTIVMRSWSQTVRWIRARHAR; encoded by the coding sequence ATGAAGCTCAACAAGACCGAGGATGATCGGGGGCCGGCGCATCTGCACCGTAGCCTTACTCTTGAACTCGTGCGGGTTACCGAGCGTGCCGCTATTGCTGCCGCGGAGTGGCGCGGCAAAGGCAATGAAAAAGCCGCTGACGAAGCTGCCGTTCTCGCGCTGAAGGAAGAGCTCGACAGCGTCGCCATCGACGGGCGAATCGTCATCGGCGAAGGCGAGGAGCACGAATGCGAGACGCTGTTCATCGGGCAGGAGGTTGGCGCGCGGGGAGGGCCGCAGGTCGACATCGCCGTTGACCCCCTCGAAGGCGTGACGCTTTGCGCTAAGAACCAGCCGGACTCCATTGTAGTGCTGGCTATGGCAGAGCGCGGCGGATTGCTGAACGTCGCCCGCGATGTTTACATGAACAAGATCGCCATCGGCGCGAACTACCCCGCGGGTACCGTGCATGTCGACTTGTCGGCCACCGAGAATGTGCGCTGCCTTGCCAGCGCCAAGGGCGTGCCACTATCCGAAATCACTGCAATTGTATTGGATCGGCCCCGCCACGCGTCGTTGATCGAGGAATTGCGTAGCTTAGGTGTCGGCGTGAAACTCATCAGCGACGGCGACATCGCTGGGGTTATTCACGCCGTCAACACCGAAGACACCGGCATTGACATTTATCTAGGCTCAGGTGGTGCTCCCGAAGGCGTGCTCGCCGCTGCCGCCCTCAGGTGCATCGGCGGGCAGATGCAGGTTCGGCTGATACTCGACACGCCAGCCAAGCGGGAGCGCGCTTACGCCATGGGTATAGAGGACCAGAACCGCATCTACGAAGTAAGTGACCTTGCCTCTGGCGACGTACTCTTTGCCGCTACCGGCGTTACCGATGGCACCCTCCTGGACGGTATCAAACTACGTCGCGATTCGGTTGAGACGAGTACCATCGTCATGCGCAGCTGGAGCCAGACCGTGCGGTGGATTCGAGCTCGGCACGCGCGCTAG
- the rpsI gene encoding 30S ribosomal protein S9, whose translation MADTINSLEDLGTSSVAPAVNTAPVHEQKLDSLGRAYATGKRKNAVARVWIKPGKGTVTVNGREFAKYFARPVLQLIVKQPIVATERNDQYDVVVTVAGGGLSGQAGAVRHGISKALNYFEPALRPTLKKGGFLTRDPRVVERKKYGKAKARRSFQFSKR comes from the coding sequence ATGGCCGATACCATCAACTCTCTCGAAGACCTTGGCACCTCCTCTGTTGCTCCGGCGGTGAACACCGCTCCGGTGCATGAGCAGAAGCTGGATTCCCTCGGCCGCGCCTATGCTACCGGCAAGCGCAAGAACGCCGTTGCCCGTGTCTGGATCAAGCCAGGCAAAGGCACCGTGACCGTCAATGGTCGCGAGTTCGCGAAGTACTTTGCTCGCCCGGTGCTGCAGCTGATCGTGAAGCAGCCGATCGTGGCGACCGAACGTAACGACCAGTACGACGTCGTCGTCACGGTCGCCGGTGGCGGTCTTTCCGGCCAGGCCGGTGCCGTTCGTCACGGCATCTCCAAGGCGCTCAACTATTTCGAGCCCGCACTGCGTCCGACCCTCAAGAAGGGTGGCTTCCTGACCCGCGATCCGCGCGTCGTGGAGCGCAAGAAATACGGCAAGGCGAAGGCCCGTCGTTCGTTCCAGTTCTCCAAGCGCTAA